From the genome of Motacilla alba alba isolate MOTALB_02 chromosome 13, Motacilla_alba_V1.0_pri, whole genome shotgun sequence, one region includes:
- the FBXW11 gene encoding F-box/WD repeat-containing protein 11 isoform X1 — protein MEPDSVIEDKTIELMCSVPRSLWLGCSNLVESMCALRCLQSMPSVRCLQNTSVMEDQNEDESPKKNTLWQISNGTSSVIVSRKRPSEGNYEKEKDLCIKYFDQWSESDQVEFVEHLISRMCHYQHGHINSYLKPMLQRDFITALPEQGLDHIAENILSYLDARSLCAAELVCKEWQRVISEGMLWKKLIERMVRTDPLWKGLSERRGWDQYLFKNRPTDGPPNSFYRSLYPKIIQDIETIESNWRCGRHNLQRIQCRSENSKGVYCLQYDDEKIISGLRDNSIKIWDKTSLECLKVLTGHTGSVLCLQYDERVIVTGSSDSTVRVWDVNTGEVLNTLIHHNEAVLHLRFSNGLMVTCSKDRSIAVWDMASPTDITLRRVLVGHRAAVNVVDFDDKYIVSASGDRTIKVWSTSTCEFVRTLNGHKRGIACLQYRDRLVVSGSSDNTIRLWDIECGACLRVLEGHEELVRCIRFDNKRIVSGAYDGKIKVWDLQAALDPRAPASTLCLRTLVEHSGRVFRLQFDEFQIISSSHDDTILIWDFLNVPPSAQNETRSPSRTYTYISR, from the exons aACACGTCAGTAATGGAGGATCAGAATGAAGATGAGTCtccaaagaaaaataccttGTGGCAG ATAAGTAATGGTACTTCATCTGTGATTGTCTCAAGAAAAAGACCATCAGAAGGAAACTACGAAAAGGAAAAAGACTtgtgtataaaatattttgaccaGTGGTCTGAATCAGATCAAGTGGAATTTGTGGAACACCTCATTTCCCGGATGTGTCACTATCAGCATGGACATATTAACTCCTACCTGAAGCCCATGTTACAGCGGGACTTCATCACTGCACTGCCAG AGCAAGGCTTAGATCACATAGCAGAAAACATCCTTTCCTATCTCGATGCCAGAtccctgtgtgcagcagagctggtgtgtAAGGAGTGGCAGAGAGTCATCTCGGAGGGGATGCTGTGGAAAAAGCTCATTGAGAGGATGGTACGCACAGACCCGCTCTGGAAGGGGCTCTCGGAGAGGAGGGGTTG GGATCAGTAcctgtttaaaaacagaccAACAGATGGGCCCCCCAATTCGTTTTACAGGTCCTTATACCCAAAGATAATCCAGGATATAGAG ACTATAGAATCCAACTGGAGGTGTGGGAGGCACAACTTGCAAAGGATCCAGTGCCGCTCTGAGAACAGCAAAGGGGTCTACTGTTTACAGTATGATGATGAGAAGATCATCAGTGGCCTACGAGATAACTCCATTAAG ATTTGGGACAAAACAAGCTTGGAATGTTTGAAAGTATTGACAGGACATACTGGCTCAGTTCTTTGTCTGCAATATGATGAAAGAGTTATTGTAACTGGATCTTCAGATTCTACAGTGAG AGTCTGGGATGTGAATACAGGGGAAGTGCTGAACACGCTGATCCACCACAACGAGGCCGTGCTCCATCTGAGGTTCAGCAATGGGCTGATGGTGACATGCTCCAAGGACAGGTCCATCGCCGTGTGGGACATGGCCTCCCCCACGGACATCACCCTGCGCCGCGTCCTGGTGGGACACCGCGCTGCTGTCAACGTGGTGGACTTTGATGACAAGTACATCGTGTCAGCCTCAGGGGATAGGACCATCAAG gtgtggaGCACCAGCACGTGCGAGTTTGTGCGGACCCTGAACGGGCACAAGCGCGGCATCGCCTGCCTGCAGTACCGGGACCGCCTCGTGGTCAGCGGCTCCTCGGACAACACCATCAG GCTCTGGGACATTGAATGTGGTGCCTGTTTAAGAGTATTAGAAGGCCATGAAGAGCTGGTTCGGTGCATCAGGTTCGACAACAAGAGGATTGTTAGTGGAGCCTATGATGG GAAAATTAAAGTTTGGGACTTGCAAGCTGCTCTTGACCCTCGTGCCCCAGCAAGTACATTATGCTTGCGTACGTTAGTG GAACATTCAGGACGTGTCTTTAGGCTCCAGTTTGATGAATTTCAGATCATTAGTAGTTCCCATGATGATACAATTCTGATTTGGGATTTCTTAAACGTGCCACCGAGTGCCCAGAATGAGACCCGCTCTCCATCTAGAACATACACCTACATCTCCAGATAA
- the FBXW11 gene encoding F-box/WD repeat-containing protein 11 isoform X4, with protein sequence MEDQNEDESPKKNTLWQISNGTSSVIVSRKRPSEGNYEKEKDLCIKYFDQWSESDQVEFVEHLISRMCHYQHGHINSYLKPMLQRDFITALPEQGLDHIAENILSYLDARSLCAAELVCKEWQRVISEGMLWKKLIERMVRTDPLWKGLSERRGWDQYLFKNRPTDGPPNSFYRSLYPKIIQDIETIESNWRCGRHNLQRIQCRSENSKGVYCLQYDDEKIISGLRDNSIKIWDKTSLECLKVLTGHTGSVLCLQYDERVIVTGSSDSTVRVWDVNTGEVLNTLIHHNEAVLHLRFSNGLMVTCSKDRSIAVWDMASPTDITLRRVLVGHRAAVNVVDFDDKYIVSASGDRTIKVWSTSTCEFVRTLNGHKRGIACLQYRDRLVVSGSSDNTIRLWDIECGACLRVLEGHEELVRCIRFDNKRIVSGAYDGKIKVWDLQAALDPRAPASTLCLRTLVEHSGRVFRLQFDEFQIISSSHDDTILIWDFLNVPPSAQNETRSPSRTYTYISR encoded by the exons ATGGAGGATCAGAATGAAGATGAGTCtccaaagaaaaataccttGTGGCAG ATAAGTAATGGTACTTCATCTGTGATTGTCTCAAGAAAAAGACCATCAGAAGGAAACTACGAAAAGGAAAAAGACTtgtgtataaaatattttgaccaGTGGTCTGAATCAGATCAAGTGGAATTTGTGGAACACCTCATTTCCCGGATGTGTCACTATCAGCATGGACATATTAACTCCTACCTGAAGCCCATGTTACAGCGGGACTTCATCACTGCACTGCCAG AGCAAGGCTTAGATCACATAGCAGAAAACATCCTTTCCTATCTCGATGCCAGAtccctgtgtgcagcagagctggtgtgtAAGGAGTGGCAGAGAGTCATCTCGGAGGGGATGCTGTGGAAAAAGCTCATTGAGAGGATGGTACGCACAGACCCGCTCTGGAAGGGGCTCTCGGAGAGGAGGGGTTG GGATCAGTAcctgtttaaaaacagaccAACAGATGGGCCCCCCAATTCGTTTTACAGGTCCTTATACCCAAAGATAATCCAGGATATAGAG ACTATAGAATCCAACTGGAGGTGTGGGAGGCACAACTTGCAAAGGATCCAGTGCCGCTCTGAGAACAGCAAAGGGGTCTACTGTTTACAGTATGATGATGAGAAGATCATCAGTGGCCTACGAGATAACTCCATTAAG ATTTGGGACAAAACAAGCTTGGAATGTTTGAAAGTATTGACAGGACATACTGGCTCAGTTCTTTGTCTGCAATATGATGAAAGAGTTATTGTAACTGGATCTTCAGATTCTACAGTGAG AGTCTGGGATGTGAATACAGGGGAAGTGCTGAACACGCTGATCCACCACAACGAGGCCGTGCTCCATCTGAGGTTCAGCAATGGGCTGATGGTGACATGCTCCAAGGACAGGTCCATCGCCGTGTGGGACATGGCCTCCCCCACGGACATCACCCTGCGCCGCGTCCTGGTGGGACACCGCGCTGCTGTCAACGTGGTGGACTTTGATGACAAGTACATCGTGTCAGCCTCAGGGGATAGGACCATCAAG gtgtggaGCACCAGCACGTGCGAGTTTGTGCGGACCCTGAACGGGCACAAGCGCGGCATCGCCTGCCTGCAGTACCGGGACCGCCTCGTGGTCAGCGGCTCCTCGGACAACACCATCAG GCTCTGGGACATTGAATGTGGTGCCTGTTTAAGAGTATTAGAAGGCCATGAAGAGCTGGTTCGGTGCATCAGGTTCGACAACAAGAGGATTGTTAGTGGAGCCTATGATGG GAAAATTAAAGTTTGGGACTTGCAAGCTGCTCTTGACCCTCGTGCCCCAGCAAGTACATTATGCTTGCGTACGTTAGTG GAACATTCAGGACGTGTCTTTAGGCTCCAGTTTGATGAATTTCAGATCATTAGTAGTTCCCATGATGATACAATTCTGATTTGGGATTTCTTAAACGTGCCACCGAGTGCCCAGAATGAGACCCGCTCTCCATCTAGAACATACACCTACATCTCCAGATAA
- the FBXW11 gene encoding F-box/WD repeat-containing protein 11 isoform X2, whose protein sequence is MCALRCLQSMPSVRCLQNTSVMEDQNEDESPKKNTLWQISNGTSSVIVSRKRPSEGNYEKEKDLCIKYFDQWSESDQVEFVEHLISRMCHYQHGHINSYLKPMLQRDFITALPEQGLDHIAENILSYLDARSLCAAELVCKEWQRVISEGMLWKKLIERMVRTDPLWKGLSERRGWDQYLFKNRPTDGPPNSFYRSLYPKIIQDIETIESNWRCGRHNLQRIQCRSENSKGVYCLQYDDEKIISGLRDNSIKIWDKTSLECLKVLTGHTGSVLCLQYDERVIVTGSSDSTVRVWDVNTGEVLNTLIHHNEAVLHLRFSNGLMVTCSKDRSIAVWDMASPTDITLRRVLVGHRAAVNVVDFDDKYIVSASGDRTIKVWSTSTCEFVRTLNGHKRGIACLQYRDRLVVSGSSDNTIRLWDIECGACLRVLEGHEELVRCIRFDNKRIVSGAYDGKIKVWDLQAALDPRAPASTLCLRTLVEHSGRVFRLQFDEFQIISSSHDDTILIWDFLNVPPSAQNETRSPSRTYTYISR, encoded by the exons aACACGTCAGTAATGGAGGATCAGAATGAAGATGAGTCtccaaagaaaaataccttGTGGCAG ATAAGTAATGGTACTTCATCTGTGATTGTCTCAAGAAAAAGACCATCAGAAGGAAACTACGAAAAGGAAAAAGACTtgtgtataaaatattttgaccaGTGGTCTGAATCAGATCAAGTGGAATTTGTGGAACACCTCATTTCCCGGATGTGTCACTATCAGCATGGACATATTAACTCCTACCTGAAGCCCATGTTACAGCGGGACTTCATCACTGCACTGCCAG AGCAAGGCTTAGATCACATAGCAGAAAACATCCTTTCCTATCTCGATGCCAGAtccctgtgtgcagcagagctggtgtgtAAGGAGTGGCAGAGAGTCATCTCGGAGGGGATGCTGTGGAAAAAGCTCATTGAGAGGATGGTACGCACAGACCCGCTCTGGAAGGGGCTCTCGGAGAGGAGGGGTTG GGATCAGTAcctgtttaaaaacagaccAACAGATGGGCCCCCCAATTCGTTTTACAGGTCCTTATACCCAAAGATAATCCAGGATATAGAG ACTATAGAATCCAACTGGAGGTGTGGGAGGCACAACTTGCAAAGGATCCAGTGCCGCTCTGAGAACAGCAAAGGGGTCTACTGTTTACAGTATGATGATGAGAAGATCATCAGTGGCCTACGAGATAACTCCATTAAG ATTTGGGACAAAACAAGCTTGGAATGTTTGAAAGTATTGACAGGACATACTGGCTCAGTTCTTTGTCTGCAATATGATGAAAGAGTTATTGTAACTGGATCTTCAGATTCTACAGTGAG AGTCTGGGATGTGAATACAGGGGAAGTGCTGAACACGCTGATCCACCACAACGAGGCCGTGCTCCATCTGAGGTTCAGCAATGGGCTGATGGTGACATGCTCCAAGGACAGGTCCATCGCCGTGTGGGACATGGCCTCCCCCACGGACATCACCCTGCGCCGCGTCCTGGTGGGACACCGCGCTGCTGTCAACGTGGTGGACTTTGATGACAAGTACATCGTGTCAGCCTCAGGGGATAGGACCATCAAG gtgtggaGCACCAGCACGTGCGAGTTTGTGCGGACCCTGAACGGGCACAAGCGCGGCATCGCCTGCCTGCAGTACCGGGACCGCCTCGTGGTCAGCGGCTCCTCGGACAACACCATCAG GCTCTGGGACATTGAATGTGGTGCCTGTTTAAGAGTATTAGAAGGCCATGAAGAGCTGGTTCGGTGCATCAGGTTCGACAACAAGAGGATTGTTAGTGGAGCCTATGATGG GAAAATTAAAGTTTGGGACTTGCAAGCTGCTCTTGACCCTCGTGCCCCAGCAAGTACATTATGCTTGCGTACGTTAGTG GAACATTCAGGACGTGTCTTTAGGCTCCAGTTTGATGAATTTCAGATCATTAGTAGTTCCCATGATGATACAATTCTGATTTGGGATTTCTTAAACGTGCCACCGAGTGCCCAGAATGAGACCCGCTCTCCATCTAGAACATACACCTACATCTCCAGATAA
- the FBXW11 gene encoding F-box/WD repeat-containing protein 11 isoform X3, translating into MEPDSVIEDKTIELMNTSVMEDQNEDESPKKNTLWQISNGTSSVIVSRKRPSEGNYEKEKDLCIKYFDQWSESDQVEFVEHLISRMCHYQHGHINSYLKPMLQRDFITALPEQGLDHIAENILSYLDARSLCAAELVCKEWQRVISEGMLWKKLIERMVRTDPLWKGLSERRGWDQYLFKNRPTDGPPNSFYRSLYPKIIQDIETIESNWRCGRHNLQRIQCRSENSKGVYCLQYDDEKIISGLRDNSIKIWDKTSLECLKVLTGHTGSVLCLQYDERVIVTGSSDSTVRVWDVNTGEVLNTLIHHNEAVLHLRFSNGLMVTCSKDRSIAVWDMASPTDITLRRVLVGHRAAVNVVDFDDKYIVSASGDRTIKVWSTSTCEFVRTLNGHKRGIACLQYRDRLVVSGSSDNTIRLWDIECGACLRVLEGHEELVRCIRFDNKRIVSGAYDGKIKVWDLQAALDPRAPASTLCLRTLVEHSGRVFRLQFDEFQIISSSHDDTILIWDFLNVPPSAQNETRSPSRTYTYISR; encoded by the exons aACACGTCAGTAATGGAGGATCAGAATGAAGATGAGTCtccaaagaaaaataccttGTGGCAG ATAAGTAATGGTACTTCATCTGTGATTGTCTCAAGAAAAAGACCATCAGAAGGAAACTACGAAAAGGAAAAAGACTtgtgtataaaatattttgaccaGTGGTCTGAATCAGATCAAGTGGAATTTGTGGAACACCTCATTTCCCGGATGTGTCACTATCAGCATGGACATATTAACTCCTACCTGAAGCCCATGTTACAGCGGGACTTCATCACTGCACTGCCAG AGCAAGGCTTAGATCACATAGCAGAAAACATCCTTTCCTATCTCGATGCCAGAtccctgtgtgcagcagagctggtgtgtAAGGAGTGGCAGAGAGTCATCTCGGAGGGGATGCTGTGGAAAAAGCTCATTGAGAGGATGGTACGCACAGACCCGCTCTGGAAGGGGCTCTCGGAGAGGAGGGGTTG GGATCAGTAcctgtttaaaaacagaccAACAGATGGGCCCCCCAATTCGTTTTACAGGTCCTTATACCCAAAGATAATCCAGGATATAGAG ACTATAGAATCCAACTGGAGGTGTGGGAGGCACAACTTGCAAAGGATCCAGTGCCGCTCTGAGAACAGCAAAGGGGTCTACTGTTTACAGTATGATGATGAGAAGATCATCAGTGGCCTACGAGATAACTCCATTAAG ATTTGGGACAAAACAAGCTTGGAATGTTTGAAAGTATTGACAGGACATACTGGCTCAGTTCTTTGTCTGCAATATGATGAAAGAGTTATTGTAACTGGATCTTCAGATTCTACAGTGAG AGTCTGGGATGTGAATACAGGGGAAGTGCTGAACACGCTGATCCACCACAACGAGGCCGTGCTCCATCTGAGGTTCAGCAATGGGCTGATGGTGACATGCTCCAAGGACAGGTCCATCGCCGTGTGGGACATGGCCTCCCCCACGGACATCACCCTGCGCCGCGTCCTGGTGGGACACCGCGCTGCTGTCAACGTGGTGGACTTTGATGACAAGTACATCGTGTCAGCCTCAGGGGATAGGACCATCAAG gtgtggaGCACCAGCACGTGCGAGTTTGTGCGGACCCTGAACGGGCACAAGCGCGGCATCGCCTGCCTGCAGTACCGGGACCGCCTCGTGGTCAGCGGCTCCTCGGACAACACCATCAG GCTCTGGGACATTGAATGTGGTGCCTGTTTAAGAGTATTAGAAGGCCATGAAGAGCTGGTTCGGTGCATCAGGTTCGACAACAAGAGGATTGTTAGTGGAGCCTATGATGG GAAAATTAAAGTTTGGGACTTGCAAGCTGCTCTTGACCCTCGTGCCCCAGCAAGTACATTATGCTTGCGTACGTTAGTG GAACATTCAGGACGTGTCTTTAGGCTCCAGTTTGATGAATTTCAGATCATTAGTAGTTCCCATGATGATACAATTCTGATTTGGGATTTCTTAAACGTGCCACCGAGTGCCCAGAATGAGACCCGCTCTCCATCTAGAACATACACCTACATCTCCAGATAA